TCGAGCGCCTGCCCTTCCATTTCCCGACCGAAGACGTGCTGGGCCTGCCGATCCGCAAGGTTGTCATCCCGGTGGCGGCCGGCCGCAACATCGCCGTGCTGCTCGAAGCCGCCGTGCGCAACACGATCCTGCAACTGCGCGGCATCGACACGCTGCAGGAATTCATGGAGCGCCAGCGCCAGGCCATGAGCGCCGATTGACCCGGTGCCCGCGGCCGCGGGTGTACGGCTGACCGGCGCTTGCGGTATCATCGCCCCATGCACATCGTCCTCATCACCGGAATTTCCGGCTCCGGCAAATCCGTGGCCCTGAATGTCCTGGAAGACGCCGGTTACTACTGCGTCGACAACCTGCCGCCGGCCCTGCTGACGGCCCTCGTCAATACCGTCAGCGAAAGCGGCGGCGGCAAGATCGCCGTCGCAGTCGATGCGCGCAGCGCCGAATCGCTGGCCGAACTGCCAGTGAGCGTGCGGCGCCTGCGCGAGGACGGCCACTCAGTCAAGGTCATATTCCTGACAGCGAGCACCCATTCGCTCGTGGCGCGTTTTTCCGAGACGCGCCGCAGCCATCCGCTGTCGCACGAACTGCGTCCGGGCGAAAACCCGGCATCGCGCCGGACCCTGATCGAGTGCATCGCCGAAGAACGCGAGCGCCTGTCGTCGATCGAGAACCTGGGCCACGTGATCGACACGTCCGAGCTCTCGTCCAACAAACTGCGCGGCTGGATCAAGGAACTCGCCGAGATCGACCATGCGCCGCTGACGCTGTTCTTCGAGTCGTTCGCCTTCAAGGTCGGCGTGCCGCTCGACGCCGACTTCGTGTTCGACGTGCGCGCGATCCCCAATCCTTACTACGATGTGGCGCTGCGCCCGCTCACCGGCAAGGATGCACCCGTGATCGCCTTCCTCGACGCGCAACCGAGCGCGCTCGAGATGCTGTCCGACATCCAGGGCTTCGTCGCCAAGTGGCTGCCATCGTTCAAGACCGACAACCGCAGCTACCTGACGGTGGCGATCGGCTGCACGGGCGGACAGCATCGTTCGGTGTACATGGCCGAACACCTGGGCGCGCACTTCGGCACGACCGAGCGCGTGATTGTCAGGCATCGCGAGCAGCCGAAGCATCCGGCGGCGTAGGCTTGCTGCCTGCCCTGCCACACGTTTAACGCTGACGACGAAATTCCATCGTCCAGTTGGTTTCCCATGTATTTCCCGCATCGGCAGAAAAAGCCTGGTCCCACTGCAGCAAGTTTTGATCGATCTGGCGCCAGATGAATCTGACGATAATCGGGATTTCCTGGAAAGTATCGTTGGCGAAGAACGTACCAACGCCATCAATGAATTCGCCTACCACCGGAACGTCGATCTGACTCGGAAGACGACCGTCAAGCCACCAGATCGACCATTTCTTCGTGTTCTGATCGTAGGAGCGTAACGCGATAGCGCGAAAGACCTCGTCATTCAGGCGCAAGACGTTGTCTTCAAGGTTGCCGAAGCCACCCAGAATTTTTTGGGTCGACATCTCACCATCAAACTCAACCCATTCATTGCAGTTTGCCAGGCGTTCCTTGAGCCGCCGATGCCTGACAACCCAATCCCCAATAACGAAATCGAAGTCAGTCGGTGCTGAACTCATCAGTTCCAGTGCCATGCCACTCCTTGAATAACAGGTGGTCCGTCGGCCCGCACACTCGTGGCCACCGACATCAATATGGTGCCTCGTCACTTCAGTACCGGCCCCGCATCCACGATCCGCACATCATGCATCTGATGCAGATACGATTCCAGATACCCCTTGTGCGACGCGCCGACGATGACCAGCATGCGCTGGCCCGGCATCAATCCCAGCACGTCCCGGATATTGGCCGCCATGCGCAGGTTGCGCGTTTCCCAGTAACCCACGTACTGACGGCCGAAGCGTTGCACTGACGGCTCGTTGAGCGCCGCGCCGAAGTCGCTGCGGTACACCAGAGCCCCCTGGCCAGGTGCATTTCTGGCCTGGTACATGGCCAGCACGCCTTCGGCACTGCCCAGCGAGCCCTCCTGCGCCTTGTCCGCTGCGCTGCGCTGCTTCGAGGCCGGGTTGTCCCATGCGGTCATCAGCGCATCGCCAAACGCCTTCTGGTCTCCCGTCGCGCTGTCGGCGGTATGGTCATCCATCGCGTACAGGCGTTCAAGGCCGAGCCGGACGGCCAGGCGCGCACCGATCATCAGGCTTTCGTCGCGTTTGATTTCCAGCTTCGCGAGCACGCCGACCAATGTGGCGTCCAGGCCGTCACCGGCGCGACGCTCGGCCTCGGGCAGGCGCAACCACTGCACCAGCGCCGATGCGCGCTCGCCGCCAGCGAGGAACAACGCAGCAAGGCGTCGACGTTCTGCGGGCGTGGGCGCAGCGGGCCAGGTTGCCAGCAAGGCCTCGGCGGCCTCGGTCGCTGCCGCGACATCCAGCCCGGTGGCCAGCCGCGCCGGTGCGGGATCCCAGCAATAGGAATCGATCGAGTCCTTGTAGCGGGCCATATAACGGCGCATGAAGTCGCACTGCGGCCCGGATACCGCCTCGATCGCAATCGCCTGCGGCTTCCACGCCGCCAGACGCTCGTTCAGCAGCGTCAGGCTGGTGGCCTGGAAGGTTTTCGGCAATTGCGACAGATGGGGCGAGCCCAGCACCAGCACCTCGTTGGCAGGCCCGGAGGCCGGCCCCTTGAATGCGCTCGCATCGAAATCAGGCTGCCAGGCCTGCGCAGCGGCGCTGCCGCACAACGTCATCGACAGCAGCAAGGCGGTCATGCGCATCGGGGGTCCTCATCAGTTCATGAAGCCACGATGGTTGCACCGCCTGCACGAAAAGTCACGCGCAAACGGATATGCATGAAACCGCTTACGCGAGATGGCGCAGCGGATGCGCATGCGCCGGCCACACCGGCGTGAAGAAGTGCGCCACCATCGCATCGGTCACGAGATCGAGCGACGGCGGATTCCATTGCGGCGCATTGTCCTTGTCGATGACGAGCGCGCGCACGCCTTCGAGCACCTCGCCATGCTCGAAGTTGCGGCGCACGAGCGAGCGCTCCAGGCGCAGACAGTCGGCGACATCGAGCGACGCGCCGCGCAGCAGCAGCTCGCGCGTCACGCACATCATCAACGGCGAGCGCTGACGCATCGCATTCAATGCCTTCTGCGCGAACTGCGTGTCGTCACCCTCGAGCGACGCCATGATCGCCGCCACCGAGTCCGCGCCAAAGTGCGCATCGATGCGCGCGCGGTTGGCCTGCAATTGACTCTCGCCGGCATGCTGGCTGGCGAACGCGCGGATCGCCGCCGGCAGATCCGCGCCCGGCGTCGCTTCGATCAGCGCCTGCAAGGCCGGCAGGTCGGCGCCCGGCACGAACACGTCGGCCAGGCCCACGTACAGCGCGTCGGCCGCGCCGATCGTCAAGCCGGTCAGGCCCAGGAACATCCCTAGTTGCCCCGGCGCGTGCGACAAAAAGTGGCTGCCGCCGACATCGGGGAACAGGCCGATATTCACCTCGGGCATCGCCATTTTCGTGCGCTCAGTCACGATGCGCAGGCCACAATCGGGCCCGCCCTGCGCGATGCCCATGCCGCCGCCCATGACCACGCCGTCCATCAGCGCGATATACGGTTTCGGATAAAAATGGATCAGGTGATTCAGCGCGTATTCTTCGGTGAAGAAATCCTCGAGCAGTGCGCTGCCGCCTTGCGGCGAGGCGTTGCCGACCTCGTAAAAGAAGCGGATATCGCCGCCTGCGCACAGTGCTTTTTCGCTGCTGCTGGTGATCACGACCGCATCGACCGCGGCGTCAAGCTGCCAGTCGAGCAGGATCGCGGTCAGTGCGCGCACCATGTCCAGCGACAGCGAATTGAGCGCCTTGGGCCGGTCGAGGGTGATGATGCCGGTGCGGTTGGCAATGCGGGTCAGGACGTGTTCGGACATGGCGTGATCCATCGAAAGGAAACACGTATTTTACTGGCAGCGGGATGCAAAAAGGGCGCCCCGAAAAGACGCCCCTGGCGGTGGTGACCTGCGCTCGATCAGGCGGCAGCGACGTCTGCTTCGTCGACGTCCAGGCGTTTGATCGCTGTGCGGTTATGGTCTTTGAGCATCTGCTTGTGCTTCAGGATTTGTCGATCCAGTTTATCCATCAACATGTCGATCGCGGCATACAGGTCTTGCGCGACGCTCGCCACGTGCAGGGTCTTGCCCGACACCTGGACATTGATTTCAGCTTTTTGCCTTTTTTCTTTTTCAGTGAGGTTATCGACGGCCAGGAAGACGTGGGTATCTATGACTTGATCGAAATGGCGAATAATGCGTTCCAGCTTATTCTGAACGTATTCACGGATGGCAGGGGTTACTTCGAGATGGTGACCACTGATGGTGAGGTTCATACACACTCCTTTGAAGATGTCACGTCGCTTGCACCACACAGGAGCTGAAGGCACAGACTGTATGAGCGGCGTTGTTACAAGGCTTTGCGGAGACTGACGGGGGGGATCTTGAGCGCTTCACGGTATTTTGCGACCGTCCTGCGCGCAATGACCATGCCTTGTTCCCCGAGCATTTCCGCGATCTTGCTGTCGGATAATGGATTCTTAGGGTCTTCTGCTCCTGTCAATTGCGCGATGAGCGCACGGATTGCCGTTGAGGATGCTTCGCCTCCCGCTTCGGTGGCAACGTGGCTACCGAAGAAATACTTCAACTCGAACATGCCGTGCGGGGTCAGCATGTATTTCTGGGTTGTGACACGAGAGATGGTGCTCTCATGCAGACCTAGTGTATCAGCTATCTCACGCAAAACAAGGGGCCGCATGGCAACCGCGCCATGGCTGAAAAAGTTGCGCTGGCGTTCGACAATGGCCTCGGCCACACGCAGGATCGTGTCGAAACGCTGGCGCATGTTCTTGATGAGCCACTTCGCCTCTTGCATCTGCGCGCCCATCTGGCTCTCGCTGCGGCCCTGCTTGAGCATCGTGGCGTACAGGCTGTTCACGCGCAAGCGCGGCATCACGTCCTGGTTCAGCGTGACGGCCCAGCCATTCTTGGCGCGCCGCACGATCACGTCCGGCACCACGTAATCTGACACGTTCGACGCGAACGCGGCGCCCGGATGCGGATTGCACTGGCGGACCACGGCCTGCACTTCGCGCAGGTCTTCGTCGTCGCAATCGAGCGCTTTTTTCAGCTTGCTGTATTCGCGCTGCGCGAACCAGGTCAGGTACCCTTCGACGATCTTCAGGGCCATGCGGCGCGTGACCATCGGCACGCCCGGCATGCGCCGGATCTGCAGCGCCAGGCATTCGGCCGCGCTGCGCGCGCCCACGCCCACCGGGTCCATGCTCTGCACCATCGCCAGCGCGCAGCGCAGTTCGTCGAGGTCGACCTCGAGTTCTTCGGGCAGGCGTGCGTGGATGTCGTCGAGCGGTTCTTCCAGGTAGCCGTTGTCGTCGAGCGCGTCGATCACCAGTTCGGCCAGCGCGCGGTCGCGCGTTGACAGCAGCGTTTCGCGCACCTGTTCCATCAGGTGTTCGCGCAGCGTGATCGCGCACGCCTCCAGCTGCGGGCGGCCGTCTTCGTCGTCGCTGCTGGCGCTGCCGGACGACGTTCCGCTGCCTTCGCTCCACTCGTTGTCGGGCCGGTCGCCATCGACCGCACCGCCTTCAGCGCCCTCGCCCTCGGCCGGCGCGCTGCCCTCGCCTTCGGCCTGCTGGCCTGGCGCCGGCGGCGCCTCGCCAGGTGCCGGCGCATTGTTGATGGCCCCATCGGCCAGCAGGCGCACCGAATGATCGAGCGGGTCGTCGAGCCTTTCGAGCAGCGGGTTATCGCCCAGTATCTGCTCGATCTCCTGATGCAGTTCGAGCGTCGACAGCTGCAGCAACCGGATCGATTGCTGCAGCTGTGGCGTGAGCGCCAGGTGCTGCGAAGTGCGGAGCTGAAGGGACTGTTTCATCAATTGAGTATGGCTTACATGCGGAAATGTTCAC
This window of the Oxalobacteraceae sp. CFBP 8761 genome carries:
- the rapZ gene encoding RNase adapter RapZ, producing the protein MHIVLITGISGSGKSVALNVLEDAGYYCVDNLPPALLTALVNTVSESGGGKIAVAVDARSAESLAELPVSVRRLREDGHSVKVIFLTASTHSLVARFSETRRSHPLSHELRPGENPASRRTLIECIAEERERLSSIENLGHVIDTSELSSNKLRGWIKELAEIDHAPLTLFFESFAFKVGVPLDADFVFDVRAIPNPYYDVALRPLTGKDAPVIAFLDAQPSALEMLSDIQGFVAKWLPSFKTDNRSYLTVAIGCTGGQHRSVYMAEHLGAHFGTTERVIVRHREQPKHPAA
- a CDS encoding DUF1579 domain-containing protein, encoding MSSAPTDFDFVIGDWVVRHRRLKERLANCNEWVEFDGEMSTQKILGGFGNLEDNVLRLNDEVFRAIALRSYDQNTKKWSIWWLDGRLPSQIDVPVVGEFIDGVGTFFANDTFQEIPIIVRFIWRQIDQNLLQWDQAFSADAGNTWETNWTMEFRRQR
- a CDS encoding enoyl-CoA hydratase/isomerase family protein is translated as MSEHVLTRIANRTGIITLDRPKALNSLSLDMVRALTAILLDWQLDAAVDAVVITSSSEKALCAGGDIRFFYEVGNASPQGGSALLEDFFTEEYALNHLIHFYPKPYIALMDGVVMGGGMGIAQGGPDCGLRIVTERTKMAMPEVNIGLFPDVGGSHFLSHAPGQLGMFLGLTGLTIGAADALYVGLADVFVPGADLPALQALIEATPGADLPAAIRAFASQHAGESQLQANRARIDAHFGADSVAAIMASLEGDDTQFAQKALNAMRQRSPLMMCVTRELLLRGASLDVADCLRLERSLVRRNFEHGEVLEGVRALVIDKDNAPQWNPPSLDLVTDAMVAHFFTPVWPAHAHPLRHLA
- the raiA gene encoding ribosome-associated translation inhibitor RaiA → MNLTISGHHLEVTPAIREYVQNKLERIIRHFDQVIDTHVFLAVDNLTEKEKRQKAEINVQVSGKTLHVASVAQDLYAAIDMLMDKLDRQILKHKQMLKDHNRTAIKRLDVDEADVAAA
- a CDS encoding RNA polymerase factor sigma-54 — its product is MKQSLQLRTSQHLALTPQLQQSIRLLQLSTLELHQEIEQILGDNPLLERLDDPLDHSVRLLADGAINNAPAPGEAPPAPGQQAEGEGSAPAEGEGAEGGAVDGDRPDNEWSEGSGTSSGSASSDDEDGRPQLEACAITLREHLMEQVRETLLSTRDRALAELVIDALDDNGYLEEPLDDIHARLPEELEVDLDELRCALAMVQSMDPVGVGARSAAECLALQIRRMPGVPMVTRRMALKIVEGYLTWFAQREYSKLKKALDCDDEDLREVQAVVRQCNPHPGAAFASNVSDYVVPDVIVRRAKNGWAVTLNQDVMPRLRVNSLYATMLKQGRSESQMGAQMQEAKWLIKNMRQRFDTILRVAEAIVERQRNFFSHGAVAMRPLVLREIADTLGLHESTISRVTTQKYMLTPHGMFELKYFFGSHVATEAGGEASSTAIRALIAQLTGAEDPKNPLSDSKIAEMLGEQGMVIARRTVAKYREALKIPPVSLRKAL